DNA sequence from the Paenibacillus physcomitrellae genome:
ACGAGCTGGCGCTGCAAAAGGATGTCGTCCGGCTGCTGCTCATGCTTGAACGCGATGACGTTAACAATTACACGCACTCGATCCAGGTAGGAACCTTATCTTATTACATAGCAAGCTGGCTGGGATTTACGGAGGAAGAATGTTATCAGATCAGCAAGGGCGGATACCTGCACGACATCGGGAAATGCAAGGTGCCGATGCGAATCCGTTACAAGGAAGAACCGCTAACCTCTCAGGAATGGCAAGAATACAGGAAGCATACCATATTGGGATATGATCTCATCCAGAGATCGAAGATGGATCAAACGACGGCGCTGATCGCCCTTCAGCATCATGAAAGGGAAGACGGTTCCGGTTATCCTAACGGAATGATGAAGGGAGAAATCCATCCGTTTGCCGAGATCGTTGCCGTAGCCGACGAATATATCAGCATGCGTGAGAAGGCCGAACCGGACAAACCGAACAATTTGATGGTGAATTTGAAAGAAATGTACGCGCTTAGCTTCGGCAAGCTGAGTGAGAAGCCGGTTCATGCGCTGATCCAGCATATGCTGCCGAATTTTATCGGCAAAAAGGTCCAGCTCAGCAGCGGAGAACAAGGAGTTATTGTGCTTAACAACTTGTCCGATATGTTCCGTCCGCTAATTAGAATAGACGGGAATGTCTACCGTGATTTGTCCAAAAACCGCGGCTTGGATATTGAAGAAATTCTGCTGTAAAACAAGTTCTGCTGTAGAACAAGTGCCACTATAAGTAGATAAGTAAATGCAAAATGCGAAAACAAAAGCAAAAAGCGATACAGCAAAGAAGCAAGAAGCAGCAAACCTGCTGTCAGGGAATGTGGCTTGAAGGCTGAACAATCCGCCAAAGAGTCGTTTCACCTGCGGCAGGTTTTTTGCGATTCGTAGTTTGTGATTTGTAGTGTATTCCTTTTTGTGATTCGCAGTCTATTCCTGTATGCTGTTTTGAGGACATATGTCCTTCCCTAGATCGACCTGTCTATCCTTTAATAAAGAAACAGAGATTTATAGAAGGAGAGAGAAGATGAAAGGAATATTCAAGGGGAGTCTATTTGCTTTTATGGGCGGAGCCTGTATTACGCTGCAGGGGGTGGCAAATGCGCAGATCGGCAAAGATATCGGCACCTGGCAGGCAGCGGCAGTTACGCAGATGACGGGGTTTTTAATGGCTTTCCTGATTTTTCTGCTGATTTCGGGACGGAACCTGCCCAAATTGAACACATCCGGAATCCGGGCGGTTAAGCCCTTATATCTCATAGGCGGGGCTTTTGGAGCTATTGTGATCTTCAGTGAAGTGACCGCCATTCAGCAAATTGGCGTAACCCTGATGATCTCCGCGCTGCTCATCGCGCAGCTTTGCCTTGCGTTTCTGATCGACAGCTTCGGCTGGTTTGGCGTTGCCAAACAGAAGATGAAGCTGCCGCAGTTTGTCGGGATCGGAATGATGATCGCCGGCGTCATTATTTTAAAAGCTTTATGACAAACTTGGAGGTTGTGCTTGAACGATGAACGAAATTCAAGATCAGGACCAGCTGCAAATCTATTTGCGGGAGCATGGTCTGGAGTCATTTTTTCCAGTGGAACTGCTAACGCATTTGTCGTTATTCGCTTATGAGCGGGGAGAACTGATTTGCTCGCAAGGCGACCGCAGTCATCAGTTATTTGTGCTGGTTAAAGGCAAAATTAAAATTTACACGACATCCACGGAAGGAAAATCGTTGATTCTTTCTTTCAAAACGCCGCTTGAGATTATCGGAGATATTGAATATATCCGGGGGATTGACATCATCAATACGGTTGAGGCTGTCTCTACGGTCGTAATGGTCGGCGTTCATTACCGCTGGCTTGATAAATACGGGCGTAGCTACGCACCGTTTCTGCAATTTTTACTGGACATCATCACGGATAAATTCTACAAAAAGTCGAACTTTCTCAGCTTTAACATGCTGCATCCCGTAGAAGTCAGGCTGGCCAGCTATCTGCTGTCGGTATCCTCGGATGAATTCGGTTCCTTTGTAGACAGCCCGATCAGCACTTCAAGTCTTAGAGATGCGGCGAATCTGATCGGGACGAGCTACCGGCACGTCAATCGGGTGATTCAGAAATTTTGTGCAGAGGGATGGGTGGAGCGCAGCAAAGGCTCTCTTGTGCTCAAAAATAAAGAGGGCCTGCGCGCGCTGACCGGCCAAAGCATTTATGAGTGATGAATACGGGAAGAAGTAGAGGAGGAGCATCTAATTGATCATCGGAATACTGCTTGCGATCCTTGCCGGTTCGCTGGTGAGTCTGCAAAATGTTTTCAACAGTAAAGTGAATCAGCATATCAGCTCCTGGG
Encoded proteins:
- a CDS encoding HD-GYP domain-containing protein, which encodes MKVSVMNLQQGDRLLQDTFNSSGLHILGKGAVIKAEDIDLLLQHRVDYVEVETKPVTKEEEPASGALADEEAVYAEKVIKPRFDFTVRNYQSVFLDALVNGRFDSKQVDHAFLPMVNELALQKDVVRLLLMLERDDVNNYTHSIQVGTLSYYIASWLGFTEEECYQISKGGYLHDIGKCKVPMRIRYKEEPLTSQEWQEYRKHTILGYDLIQRSKMDQTTALIALQHHEREDGSGYPNGMMKGEIHPFAEIVAVADEYISMREKAEPDKPNNLMVNLKEMYALSFGKLSEKPVHALIQHMLPNFIGKKVQLSSGEQGVIVLNNLSDMFRPLIRIDGNVYRDLSKNRGLDIEEILL
- a CDS encoding DMT family transporter, which gives rise to MKGIFKGSLFAFMGGACITLQGVANAQIGKDIGTWQAAAVTQMTGFLMAFLIFLLISGRNLPKLNTSGIRAVKPLYLIGGAFGAIVIFSEVTAIQQIGVTLMISALLIAQLCLAFLIDSFGWFGVAKQKMKLPQFVGIGMMIAGVIILKAL
- a CDS encoding Crp/Fnr family transcriptional regulator: MNEIQDQDQLQIYLREHGLESFFPVELLTHLSLFAYERGELICSQGDRSHQLFVLVKGKIKIYTTSTEGKSLILSFKTPLEIIGDIEYIRGIDIINTVEAVSTVVMVGVHYRWLDKYGRSYAPFLQFLLDIITDKFYKKSNFLSFNMLHPVEVRLASYLLSVSSDEFGSFVDSPISTSSLRDAANLIGTSYRHVNRVIQKFCAEGWVERSKGSLVLKNKEGLRALTGQSIYE